A region from the Bacillus sp. Marseille-P3661 genome encodes:
- a CDS encoding ABC transporter permease, with product MEGILPKLPIANWIDDLVDWMTATFGGLFDGISAGVEFFVEGIVTGLAFIPSILLIILVSLLAWKVCNIRIAIFALLGLLLIDNLGYWEDMLETVALVLTAVLISIVIGIPVGIWASQNERARQVVTPILDFMQTMPAFVYLLPAIFFFSIGVVPGVVASVIFAMPPTIRLTVLGIKQVPADLIEATEAFGSTTKQKLLKVQLPLAMPTIMAGINQSIMLALSMVVIASMVGAPGLGTEVYRAVTQIKTGVGFEAGLAIVVIAILLDRITQNIGKKKQGGTI from the coding sequence ATGGAAGGGATTTTACCGAAACTTCCTATAGCCAATTGGATTGATGATTTAGTTGATTGGATGACCGCTACTTTTGGTGGGTTGTTTGATGGCATATCTGCTGGAGTTGAATTTTTTGTTGAAGGAATTGTCACCGGATTAGCCTTCATACCTTCTATTCTACTTATTATTCTTGTGAGTTTATTAGCTTGGAAGGTTTGTAATATAAGAATAGCCATATTTGCCCTATTAGGCTTATTACTTATTGATAATTTAGGTTATTGGGAAGATATGTTAGAAACAGTAGCTCTTGTATTGACGGCGGTGTTGATTTCAATCGTGATTGGGATACCAGTTGGGATTTGGGCATCACAAAATGAAAGAGCAAGACAGGTCGTTACACCTATTCTCGATTTCATGCAAACCATGCCAGCTTTCGTTTACTTACTGCCGGCAATCTTTTTCTTTAGTATAGGGGTGGTACCAGGAGTTGTTGCATCCGTCATTTTTGCAATGCCGCCAACCATTCGTTTAACCGTACTTGGAATTAAACAGGTACCTGCAGATTTAATTGAGGCAACAGAAGCATTTGGTTCTACAACCAAGCAAAAGCTTTTAAAGGTGCAATTACCACTAGCGATGCCGACAATTATGGCAGGGATTAATCAAAGTATCATGCTAGCTTTATCAATGGTGGTAATAGCATCTATGGTTGGGGCTCCTGGACTCGGTACAGAAGTTTATCGTGCCGTTACGCAAATTAAAACAGGCGTCGGGTTTGAAGCCGGTTTGGCAATAGTTGTTATAGCTATTTTACTAGACCGCATCACACAAAATATTGGTAAGAAAAAACAAGGGGGAACAATATAA
- a CDS encoding glycine betaine ABC transporter substrate-binding protein — MFKKLVGITSALALTLGLAACGGTETSESTGGSTPSESEGSTASVGEQLDYEIVGIDPGAGIMKITTEQVLPEYGLDDWEVVEGSGAAMTAALKKAYDKEEPIIITGWSPHWKFASFDLKYLEDPKGIYGGAEDVNTIVRQGLKEDHPDAYKLLDQFNWEPEHIETVMNLIQEGSEPAEAAAQWVSENEELVSTWTEGVNEVDGEELKMLYVAWDDVITSTHVVENVLESVGYEVELIQVDAGPMWAGVADGSGDAIVGAWLPTTHADYYAEYEGKFEDLGPNLTGTKLGLVVPAYMDIDSIEDLKE, encoded by the coding sequence ATGTTTAAAAAATTAGTAGGAATCACATCTGCATTAGCACTAACGCTAGGTTTAGCTGCGTGTGGAGGAACAGAAACAAGTGAATCAACAGGTGGATCAACGCCTTCAGAATCAGAAGGTTCAACAGCATCTGTTGGTGAACAGCTTGATTATGAAATAGTCGGAATTGACCCAGGTGCAGGAATAATGAAGATTACCACTGAACAGGTTTTACCTGAGTATGGTCTTGATGATTGGGAAGTAGTAGAAGGATCTGGAGCAGCTATGACAGCTGCATTAAAAAAGGCATACGATAAAGAGGAGCCAATCATTATAACAGGTTGGAGTCCACACTGGAAGTTTGCAAGCTTTGATTTAAAATACTTAGAAGATCCAAAAGGTATCTATGGTGGAGCTGAAGATGTTAATACGATTGTTCGTCAAGGATTAAAGGAAGACCATCCTGATGCTTATAAGCTTCTTGATCAATTTAACTGGGAGCCAGAACATATAGAAACAGTTATGAATTTAATTCAAGAAGGTAGTGAACCAGCTGAAGCGGCAGCACAGTGGGTAAGTGAAAATGAAGAATTAGTTAGCACTTGGACTGAAGGGGTTAACGAAGTGGACGGTGAGGAGTTAAAAATGCTTTATGTAGCATGGGATGACGTAATCACAAGCACACATGTCGTTGAAAATGTTTTAGAAAGTGTTGGATACGAAGTAGAATTAATTCAGGTTGATGCAGGTCCAATGTGGGCTGGTGTTGCAGACGGAAGCGGTGATGCAATTGTAGGTGCATGGTTGCCGACCACACACGCTGATTATTATGCCGAATATGAAGGGAAGTTCGAAGACCTAGGACCAAACCTTACTGGTACTAAGCTAGGATTAGTCGTGCCAGCATACATGGACATTGACTCTATTGAGGATTTAAAGGAATAA
- a CDS encoding glycosyltransferase, giving the protein MAFKVAYISTYIPRKCGLATYTHNLRTSVNQATSQDIVIALVLSNEEIEQQSSNLCYVRWDRLTDYYKAAKVINQSDVSIVCLQHEFGIFGGKNGSYILKLIKHLKKPLVTTFHTVSPKLSRHMLKIQKEIARLSHTVIVINNKAQRTLHQRLLIPKEKIKVIPHGAPEPNSFDRKQIREELNWDRDKVMMSFGLLNRNKGFEFILNILPHVIKVLPNLKYVIIGETHPLVIRREGEAYRESLQKLIEMNGLTNHVIMLNKYLNEDEFIKYMVASDLFIVPYPGLHQASSGVLSYAVGLGKPVLATPFTHARELLRDSHELLSDYGDTESWVQKIIRILSDPVSQEHYERVISEIGKSIHWSTVGKQHAELFEHIKNQLH; this is encoded by the coding sequence ATGGCCTTTAAAGTCGCTTATATTAGCACATACATTCCTCGAAAATGTGGTCTAGCAACCTACACTCATAATTTACGGACTAGTGTAAATCAAGCCACATCTCAGGATATTGTGATTGCATTAGTTCTTTCAAATGAAGAAATCGAGCAGCAAAGTTCAAATTTATGTTATGTTAGGTGGGATCGTTTAACGGACTATTATAAAGCAGCGAAAGTAATCAATCAGAGTGATGTATCGATTGTATGCCTTCAGCATGAATTTGGAATATTTGGAGGGAAAAATGGGTCCTACATTCTTAAGCTGATAAAACATCTTAAAAAGCCTCTCGTTACCACCTTTCACACGGTTTCACCTAAGCTTAGTCGCCACATGTTGAAAATTCAGAAGGAAATCGCCAGATTAAGTCATACTGTTATTGTTATTAATAATAAAGCCCAGCGAACACTACACCAACGCCTTTTGATACCCAAAGAAAAAATCAAAGTGATCCCGCATGGTGCTCCTGAACCTAATTCATTTGATCGAAAACAAATTCGAGAAGAGTTAAATTGGGATAGAGATAAAGTGATGATGTCGTTTGGGCTGCTAAATAGAAATAAGGGCTTTGAATTTATTCTCAATATTTTACCCCATGTAATCAAAGTGCTTCCTAATCTGAAATATGTCATCATCGGCGAAACTCACCCTCTCGTTATTAGACGTGAAGGTGAAGCTTATCGAGAAAGTTTACAAAAGCTGATTGAAATGAATGGATTGACCAATCACGTCATTATGTTGAACAAGTACTTAAACGAAGATGAGTTTATTAAATATATGGTTGCAAGTGATCTCTTTATTGTTCCATATCCTGGCCTTCATCAGGCTAGTAGTGGTGTTTTATCCTATGCTGTCGGCCTGGGAAAACCGGTATTAGCTACCCCTTTTACACATGCTAGAGAACTTCTGCGTGACAGTCATGAATTACTTTCTGATTATGGGGATACAGAGTCTTGGGTACAGAAGATCATTCGAATTTTATCTGACCCGGTTTCTCAAGAACACTATGAGAGGGTAATTAGCGAGATTGGCAAGTCAATTCATTGGTCTACCGTAGGGAAACAGCATGCTGAACTTTTTGAACATATAAAAAATCAACTGCATTGA
- a CDS encoding class I SAM-dependent methyltransferase: MRKRKRKKSNMKDVFTDIYKNNKWGSTESFSGTGSTLNETENIRTFLESLIRNYQIKSILDAPCGDFNWFKEINLKELNVVSYTGVDIVDELIMKNNERYANDTRSFRVANITEDPLPQADLIICRDCLQHLPMAKVLSALINFKRSGSKYLLASTAPIAKNDQDIPAGSGRLLNLELPPFHFPKPLAMIDDYNQMDPWKKIAMWPIESLPLNENE, encoded by the coding sequence ATGAGGAAAAGGAAAAGAAAAAAAAGCAATATGAAAGATGTGTTTACTGATATTTATAAAAATAACAAATGGGGATCCACAGAATCTTTTTCTGGCACAGGGTCAACCTTAAATGAAACTGAAAATATAAGGACGTTTCTCGAATCGCTTATCCGGAATTATCAAATTAAATCTATTTTAGATGCGCCGTGTGGTGACTTTAATTGGTTTAAAGAAATAAATCTGAAAGAGCTCAATGTAGTTAGCTATACCGGCGTGGACATCGTTGACGAATTAATCATGAAAAATAATGAGAGGTACGCAAATGATACCAGATCATTTCGGGTAGCAAATATTACCGAAGATCCCCTTCCCCAAGCTGATCTGATCATCTGCCGAGATTGCTTGCAACATTTACCAATGGCTAAAGTTCTAAGCGCATTAATTAATTTTAAAAGAAGTGGCTCAAAATACCTACTTGCATCCACAGCTCCTATCGCGAAGAATGATCAGGATATACCAGCAGGAAGTGGACGTCTTCTAAATCTTGAACTTCCCCCTTTTCATTTTCCAAAGCCTCTTGCCATGATAGATGATTATAACCAAATGGATCCATGGAAGAAAATTGCCATGTGGCCAATCGAGTCATTGCCACTTAATGAAAACGAATAA
- a CDS encoding ATP-binding protein, translating to MFDNSSLFWSAFYQSSIGQVIAHLDGRFIAVNKAFSNFTGYTEDELLHASLKEFSLKEDYENDKFYFKQLQHGKINNFQLEKKFIHKNNIIIWGLLSVSLIEDTSSNNKYIFGQVQDITDEKLARVYLQKVDKVSVAAQLAAAVAHEIRNPLTSIKGFTQLQQKDQAYNETYTNITLRELQKIEDILTEYLALGNPLAETIFKKENIVEIMDQVITLLQTQANMANQDIIFKCPDHIPEIECNAVALKQTFLNIIKNALESMDKGKAVHVSVKYSNYDQLLIEISDCGCGITQERMAHIGEPFYSTKERGTGLGLMTSFHIIERHNGTIHIESVIGKGTTVTIKLPTVQHSIAK from the coding sequence ATGTTTGATAATAGTTCATTATTTTGGAGTGCTTTTTATCAGTCGTCCATTGGTCAGGTTATTGCTCATCTAGACGGAAGGTTTATCGCAGTTAATAAGGCCTTCTCTAATTTTACCGGATATACTGAAGATGAATTGTTACATGCCTCTCTTAAAGAGTTTTCATTAAAAGAGGACTATGAAAATGACAAATTTTATTTCAAACAGCTCCAACACGGTAAAATTAACAATTTCCAATTAGAAAAAAAATTTATTCACAAAAACAACATCATCATCTGGGGATTATTAAGTGTCTCTCTCATCGAAGATACCTCATCAAACAACAAATACATCTTTGGGCAAGTTCAAGACATTACCGATGAAAAATTAGCTAGAGTATATTTACAAAAAGTCGATAAAGTATCAGTTGCGGCCCAGCTAGCGGCTGCAGTTGCCCATGAAATTCGTAATCCACTTACTTCTATTAAAGGATTTACTCAACTTCAACAAAAAGACCAAGCCTATAACGAAACCTATACGAATATAACGCTTAGAGAACTTCAGAAAATTGAAGATATACTAACCGAGTATTTAGCATTAGGAAATCCGTTAGCAGAAACAATATTTAAAAAAGAAAATATTGTTGAAATAATGGATCAAGTTATTACATTGTTACAAACTCAAGCAAATATGGCTAACCAAGATATCATTTTCAAGTGTCCCGATCATATTCCTGAAATAGAATGCAATGCGGTTGCTTTAAAGCAGACGTTTCTGAATATTATTAAAAATGCATTAGAATCGATGGATAAAGGAAAAGCAGTTCACGTCAGTGTTAAGTATTCTAACTATGATCAATTACTAATTGAAATCAGCGATTGTGGCTGTGGGATTACACAAGAACGAATGGCACATATAGGGGAGCCCTTTTATTCTACAAAAGAACGTGGGACAGGCCTTGGTTTAATGACAAGCTTTCATATTATTGAAAGACATAATGGAACAATTCATATCGAAAGTGTGATCGGCAAAGGTACAACAGTGACCATTAAACTTCCAACCGTGCAACATTCTATTGCAAAGTAA